In Anopheles ziemanni chromosome X, idAnoZiCoDA_A2_x.2, whole genome shotgun sequence, the genomic window GAGCATCACCCGCGACAGCAGGTGGTCGATGTGGTTGATTTCCTGCTCGTAGCGAGAAGGAGCGTGGACTACCGGTTCGGTTTGGTCGTCCATCTCCACAAAGCGCTCGAGCTGGGGCGGCTGCTCCGAGGGCTCGCAGTCCAAACTGTCACGCTGCCGTCGCCGCAAACTGCGTTGGGTATGGAAGCTTTCTTCGCGCACCATCAGCGTCCCGGCGTTACTGCGTACCAGTTTGTATATCTTAGGTCGAGCCTTGATCGGTGTGGTTATCGGTGGATCTGCTGGCATCTCCTGGATGGTGACGCCATTCTCTTCGTCCGGTACTTGCTCGTTGCTTTGTGTAGGCGTCGATGGAGCATGCGGCACTAACCTCCGATCGCCTAAATCCTCGTCATCGGTGGAGTTACGCCCGTAGAACTCGCTAATACGTTCCAGGATAGAGCTAGAACGACTGGACACTGATTTGCGCGATCTCCTGCGCACGATCGGAGGCTCTTGCATCGCTATGGCGCTAGCAGACTTGCTTTTCTGCAGCACATGCCGGCCGGAGTCAGCATCATCGTTTGTCAACCGATACTGGGAGCCGCTCGTCGCCAGCTTGTGCCCTAATCCTTTGCTGCTCAGTTGATTGAAGATATCGGACAGGGAGTCCCCGGACGTTGGCAGTTTCTCCTTAACTAGCGACGTACGCGAGCGGCTGTATCGCTGCGGCCGCCCAGCCTTCGACTGCTCCAAGGTGCTGATGCCCTGGCTTCGCCCCTGCGGAGCACAATCCGACCGGATAACGCAGTCCGGTTGATCCACCTCCACCATCAGCTCGCCGCTCACGCTGTCGAACAGCTGTATCTTTGGAAAGCTGATGTTCGGCGACGAGCTGGACGTCGTGAGCTCCCACTTCCAGCTATCTGGCTTCTTCAGCGCGAGCCGTAGCAAATTGTCTCCACTCAGGAGGGCGTTGTTGTTTGAATCGCGCGACACATCCTTGCTCGCCGGGCTAGCAGTACCGCGATGGTAAGACATCGTTACACTGGACACCTCCCGCAGCAGTTCTGCACCGAGTTCGTTACTTTACCGTCAGTTGTGAATGAATCTGCATCATCCAACACGCTATATAGGCGCCCTATGGAACAGAACACACATGTAACTGCACACGTCGCATCCAGGAATGTTTCATTTGTTGCCCGCAACACCCAGTTGGTAATTGTACAGTTCAACGTGCGAGTCCGACAACAAAACCTAACCGTGGGCAGCAGTTCGAAGCTGCGGGTGATAAAAATAGCACCGGTTTACGCACATGCATACACGCGTGCTAACGATCGCAGACGGcgcgtgaaaagtgaaagtgaattTCATACCGGCCATACACCTCTAACGATGGTATTTCTTCATTCTTATTCTGCCAGAGATGCTAATCTAAAGCAGATACGAGGCTTTAAAGGGAAGAGGTTTCGAGAGTCGATAGCCAAAATGCATCCTGGCGCATGGTAGGCCAAGGTCATGGAAAGTTCCTGTTGGAGGTAGACAGCGACAAACACCAACCTATTCTATAATTCTTTCCATGTTTACATATTCTACAAAAGATGCGGCACTGTGAAGAATCTCTTTACGCCGAAAGGCCTTGCGGTGTCGACAGATAGGATCGTCGACACAATTGTCAATATCTGTCAGGTTAGGACGCACTTCATCTCCTGAGCGCACTCTTTGCCGATCCCCAAAAGCCAAAGCAGACTAGTGCGCTCAAGGTTATGCTTCGTTTTCAatactaaaacaaacaatgggCAGCATCCGGTCGGCGTGGAGAAATGGAAACAGAACGATGCAGCAGCTATATATCAGTACCTGTGCGACAGCGTCACTGTAAATTTACCGCGACAAACAAGCCGAGAGCGAAAACCGTCACCGGTTGTGGGTGCGCATTCATACGTCCAACGGTGTGCGACCATGTGCGACGCGGCATGTGAAGGCCACCAGTCTTTCCCCAAACGGAAGCTTATTTGTCATCGGCTTTGATGTCAACCGTTCGTACCTGGATGCCGGACCGGGCTTAAAATAGCGCACGCGGTGTTATTTTAGAACCACGGAGGTAAAACATAGGTCGACGCCGGTAGAGCCGAGCGGCGCAAGGTGTGCGTAGTGTGGCCGTAGGGGTGGCTGTGACGTAAGGACTTTATGAACTGTCGTCACTGCACATGAAGGTTGCTCGGTGGGCAGTTAGTTTTCGGTACCATATCGAAGGTCGTCGACGGTCTATCTGTGCAGGTCTCGATGATCCTCTAAAGCGAGAGGCCACTGTTTGCTTCTCGCTCGATTATTTCATATCTAAGCAGGAAATAAACAAGTCCACGTATCACACCACACGCAGATCACAATATAGCTAGGGAAGATCCTTAGTaacgccaaccactaccatgGGGCAACACTCGGCGCGTCGGTCGCCATAGTACTATACGGTATCTAGTTCTAGTAGCACATGTGGTGACTATTTttacacaaaacaacaactgaATGAAATCAGGTCTTTTTCTATGTTGTCTTTTGATCGAGGAGGTGATACTCAGGCGTGCTGGTTGTGTCACGTTGTGCAGATTGAAACTTCCGCACCGGCACTAGGCATCCGGAGCATCTGGTTGACGTGCGGTGAGGCGCTGGTGTTGCCTAGAAACTAGGGCACGCCTCAAGCCAGATTGAATGACGATTTCACGAGCTTCCTGTGGTTTTTCGGCAGCGGATCACACGTGTGACCACGTCACGAACCCGCGACTTCCACCAGATTGTCTCCAGAGTTCCACCGGTGAGCTAGCTGCACATTTCGCGACGTGTACGTAGACGCAGACCTGCCGCTCTTGTGACCGCAAGACATCAGATACTGCCTCGGCCGGATCGGTGGGTTCGTTTGCAGTCGGAGGTGGACGTAATCAGCGTGTAACTAGGTCCGGTCACTTTCACCACACGCGGCACGGCTTCGATCTTACGACTGAGGCGTATCCTACGTACCAAACCGAAGCAACGCGCGCGAAAAAATCGTCCCAGGTTGGGCCAGTGCGGGGCCGCAGGCAGATCGACGAAGATGGTGGACATCTGCCAGCCGCAAGAAGACCtgccgaaaggaaaacaccaaAGGAAATACCGCGATACCAGAAGGGAGAGCGAGCGAACGAGATGGTGATTAACCGGTTGCGGCTGCGCAACATCCGTGACGTACCGGCGAGCAGTCGCCGCAGCTATATACCTTCCGTCCCTAGCAACTATGTTGCAGACGGaatcgataaaatatttgaaaaatctaaCACCCcagtggaaaacaaaccgtATAAATGATGTGTCCATGGGCGCTCGTGCGAGAACGTCGGATGGGGTGCGTCGGTAGCAGGCAAAGTCGGGACCCCCTCCCATGCGGCGGGAGATCATCAGTACAAACAGTCCGAGAATAACATAACCGAGACGGAGCGTCCCCGGCCAGGCTTGACGGTCAATGTGAAGAGCATGCATGTAGGCCGCACTCTCATGCGCGCTCGTAGAATGGCGCGCATTCGTTGCTTATTCATTCCATTATTAACTGCTGCAATCCTCATGGCAACCCGATCCATCAAGCACCGCTTACAGCGTTTTGGGCGAAAATGCAGTCTTGGTTGGGTATGCAATTGTAACACACTCAGATTTATCATTCGCTGTCTCATTCAGAATTCACAGAAGTTTGGCTATGTTTTGTTAGAGTATTTGGACTAACACTTCAAATCTAGTTAGACTCTTTTGATAGAGTTTTTAGGCTATAGACAAAATCTATGGAGAATATCCTAGAATAGTGAAAGGTGAAAGTAAAGAATACATAATTCTTTAAATCTATTAACAGAATCTTTCATCAGTTGTTGCAGGTTACTCTCTTGCGCTCATAAGCTGTAGTCCAGGGCGTGCTGTGTTGGTTTTCGAGCTCGCTACCACAGTGCCTCAACTTACAAGCCGTCATTTGATCGATGCGCTCTGCGACTCCTGGGAGTGGACGTCGGCGCAATTCGATTCGACGATCCTGGTTGGACTCGGATGGCTACGTCAGCGCGATGTTGCCTCACCCCACCCTAGCGATTGTTTGTGCCGCGAAGCGTGGGAACGATGGTCACTGGTAACGCTCACCTCCGTCAATAAAAACCAGAACCAGCAGCATTGCATACGTCTCTCTGGTTTTTGTTAGAGAATTTGTGAGTTTAGAGAACAATTTCCATACCTAACCAATGTCTGATGTTCAAAGTGCAGGTGAAAGCATTCAACTACCTTCACCGTtgtattttccttcccttttctcAGGACTGTTTGAGAACAACCAGCTCAATGGCCGTCTTCGAC contains:
- the LOC131291069 gene encoding uncharacterized protein LOC131291069; the protein is MSYHRGTASPASKDVSRDSNNNALLSGDNLLRLALKKPDSWKWELTTSSSSPNISFPKIQLFDSVSGELMVEVDQPDCVIRSDCAPQGRSQGISTLEQSKAGRPQRYSRSRTSLVKEKLPTSGDSLSDIFNQLSSKGLGHKLATSGSQYRLTNDDADSGRHVLQKSKSASAIAMQEPPIVRRRSRKSVSSRSSSILERISEFYGRNSTDDEDLGDRRLVPHAPSTPTQSNEQVPDEENGVTIQEMPADPPITTPIKARPKIYKLVRSNAGTLMVREESFHTQRSLRRRQRDSLDCEPSEQPPQLERFVEMDDQTEPVVHAPSRYEQEINHIDHLLSRVMLSHDLQTEELPRHDVPNIRISSIEDEVAGTGSNHGPINHLQNGRVRRTRRHRRSMSVGSGVTSSRHRSISSGRSNSPADRTGRRRRSSSSSSEAEGASRLNDPSAGYSSRSNSLKRRGRTRRRGDTRDSSTAKSNAKPDLLCTLQ